From Thalassococcus sp. S3, one genomic window encodes:
- the rpoC gene encoding DNA-directed RNA polymerase subunit beta': protein MNQELTNNPFNPLTPPKVFDEIKVSLASPERILSWSYGEIKKPETINYRTFKPERDGLFCARIFGPIKDYECLCGKYKRMKYRGVVCEKCGVEVTLQKVRRERMGHIELAAPVAHIWFLKSLPSRIGLMLDMTLRDLERVLYFENYVVIEPGLTDLTYGQMLTEEEFMDAQDAYGMDAFTANIGAEAIREMLAQIDLEAEAEQLRADLAEATGELKPKKIIKRLKVVESFLESGNRPEWMVLTVIPVIPPELRPLVPLDGGRFATSDLNDLYRRVINRNNRLKRLIELRAPDIIVRNEKRMLQESVDALFDNGRRGRVITGANKRPLKSLSDMLKGKQGRFRQNLLGKRVDFSGRSVIVTGPELKLHQCGLPKKMALELFKPFIYSRLEAKGLSSTVKQAKKLVEKERPEVWDILDEVIREHPVMLNRAPTLHRLGIQAFEPVLIEGKAIQLHPLVCSAFNADFDGDQMAVHVPLSLEAQLEARVLMMSTNNVLSPANGAPIIVPSQDMILGLYYVTLQREGMKGEGKIFGSIEEVQHALDAGEVHLHSKITARITQIDENGLEVQKRFETTPGRVRLGALLPLNAKAPFELVNRLLRKKEVQQVIDTVYRYCGQKESVIFCDQIMTLGFQEAFKAGISFGKDDMVIPDDKWGIVDDTRDQVKDFEQQYMDGLITQGEKYNKVVDAWSKCNDRVTDAMMNTISASQRDEAGAEMEPNSVYMMAHSGARGSVTQMKQLGGMRGLMARPNGDIIETPVISNFKEGLTVLEYFNSTHGARKGLSDTALKTANSGYLTRRLVDVAQDCIVRMHDCGTENAINAEPAVNDGDVVASLGERILGRVAAEDILRPGTDEVIVSEGQLIDERMADAIEECGLQSARIRSPLTCEAEEGVCAMCYGRDLARGTMVNTGEAVGIIAAQSIGEPGTQLTMRTFHIGGVAQGGQQSFLEASQEGKIVFENAQTLQNAAGETMVMGRNMKLIIQDEQGEERASHKLGYGSKLFVKDADTVARGDKLFEWDPYTLPIIAEKAGTAKFVDLVSGIAVRDETDDATGMTQKIVIDWRAAPKGNELKPEIILVGEDGEPVRNDAGNPVTYPMSVDAILSIEDGQTILAGDVVARIPREGAKTKDITGGLPRVAELFEARRPKDHAIIAEIDGYVRFGRDYKNKRRISIEPSDESMEPVEYMVPKGKHIPVQEGDFIQKGDYIMDGNPAPHDILSILGVEALADYMINEVQEVYRLQGVKINDKHIEVIVRQMLQKWEIMDSGDTTLLKGEHVDKQEFDAACEKAIAKGGRPAQGEPILLGITKASLQTRSFISAASFQETTRVLTEASVQGKKDKLVGLKENVIVGRLIPAGTGGATQRVRRIATERDNVVIEARREEAEAAAALAAPMQDDVIGGDEFDTLVETPESRD from the coding sequence ATGAACCAGGAACTGACCAACAACCCGTTCAACCCGCTGACCCCGCCGAAGGTCTTTGATGAGATCAAGGTCTCTCTGGCGAGCCCGGAGCGGATCCTCTCGTGGTCCTATGGCGAGATCAAGAAGCCCGAGACCATCAACTACCGCACGTTCAAGCCCGAGCGTGACGGCCTCTTCTGCGCGCGTATCTTTGGCCCGATCAAGGATTACGAATGCCTCTGCGGCAAATACAAACGCATGAAGTATCGTGGCGTCGTCTGCGAGAAATGCGGTGTGGAGGTCACGCTGCAAAAGGTCCGCCGCGAGCGGATGGGCCACATCGAACTGGCCGCCCCCGTGGCTCACATCTGGTTTCTGAAATCGCTGCCCTCCCGCATCGGCCTGATGCTGGACATGACGCTGCGCGATCTGGAGCGGGTGCTTTATTTCGAAAACTACGTGGTGATCGAACCCGGTCTGACCGATCTGACCTATGGCCAGATGCTGACCGAGGAAGAGTTCATGGACGCGCAGGATGCTTATGGCATGGACGCGTTCACCGCCAATATTGGCGCCGAAGCGATCCGTGAGATGCTGGCCCAGATCGACCTGGAGGCCGAGGCCGAGCAATTGCGCGCGGATCTTGCCGAAGCGACGGGTGAGCTGAAGCCCAAGAAGATCATCAAACGCTTGAAAGTGGTCGAGAGCTTCCTGGAGTCCGGCAACCGCCCGGAATGGATGGTTCTGACCGTGATCCCGGTGATCCCGCCGGAACTGCGCCCGCTGGTGCCGTTGGATGGGGGCCGTTTCGCGACCTCCGACCTCAACGATCTGTACCGCCGGGTGATCAACCGGAACAACCGTCTGAAGCGTCTGATCGAGCTGCGCGCGCCTGATATCATTGTCCGCAACGAAAAGCGGATGCTGCAGGAATCCGTTGATGCTCTCTTCGACAACGGCCGTCGTGGCCGCGTCATCACGGGCGCCAACAAGCGCCCGCTGAAATCGCTATCGGACATGCTGAAAGGTAAGCAGGGCCGCTTCCGTCAGAACCTTCTGGGTAAGCGGGTCGACTTCTCGGGCCGTTCGGTCATCGTGACCGGACCGGAACTGAAGCTGCATCAATGCGGTCTGCCGAAGAAGATGGCGCTCGAATTGTTCAAGCCGTTCATCTACTCGCGGCTTGAGGCGAAGGGCCTGTCCTCGACCGTCAAGCAAGCCAAGAAGCTGGTGGAAAAGGAACGTCCCGAGGTTTGGGACATTCTGGATGAGGTCATTCGCGAACACCCTGTCATGCTGAACCGTGCACCCACGCTGCACCGTTTGGGTATTCAGGCGTTCGAGCCGGTGCTCATCGAAGGTAAGGCGATCCAGCTTCACCCGCTGGTCTGTTCGGCCTTCAACGCGGACTTCGACGGTGACCAGATGGCCGTGCACGTCCCGCTGAGCCTTGAGGCGCAGCTGGAAGCGCGTGTGCTGATGATGTCCACCAACAACGTGCTGTCGCCCGCGAATGGCGCTCCGATCATCGTGCCGTCGCAGGACATGATCCTGGGTCTCTACTATGTCACGCTGCAACGCGAAGGCATGAAGGGCGAGGGCAAGATCTTCGGCTCGATCGAAGAGGTGCAGCACGCACTGGATGCGGGTGAGGTGCATCTGCACTCCAAGATCACCGCTCGGATCACGCAGATCGACGAAAACGGCCTCGAAGTGCAAAAGCGCTTTGAAACCACGCCGGGCCGTGTGCGCCTGGGTGCTCTGCTGCCGCTGAACGCCAAGGCGCCGTTCGAACTGGTCAACCGTCTTCTGCGCAAGAAGGAAGTGCAGCAGGTCATCGACACCGTCTACCGCTATTGCGGCCAGAAAGAGAGTGTCATCTTCTGTGACCAGATCATGACGCTGGGCTTTCAAGAGGCGTTCAAGGCCGGTATCTCGTTCGGCAAGGACGACATGGTGATCCCCGATGACAAATGGGGCATCGTGGACGACACGCGAGATCAGGTGAAGGATTTCGAACAGCAATACATGGACGGCCTCATCACCCAGGGTGAGAAGTACAACAAGGTCGTCGATGCCTGGTCGAAATGTAACGACCGCGTCACCGATGCGATGATGAACACCATCTCCGCTTCCCAGCGGGACGAGGCTGGCGCCGAGATGGAGCCGAACTCGGTCTACATGATGGCGCATTCCGGTGCCCGGGGGTCGGTCACACAGATGAAGCAATTGGGCGGCATGCGCGGCCTGATGGCTCGTCCGAATGGCGACATCATCGAAACGCCGGTGATCTCGAACTTCAAGGAAGGCCTGACCGTTCTGGAGTACTTCAACTCCACCCACGGTGCGCGGAAGGGTCTGTCGGACACCGCTCTGAAAACGGCGAACTCGGGTTATCTGACCCGCCGTCTGGTGGACGTCGCGCAGGACTGCATCGTGCGTATGCACGATTGCGGCACCGAGAACGCGATCAACGCCGAACCTGCGGTCAATGACGGTGATGTTGTGGCCTCGCTGGGCGAACGGATCCTCGGTCGTGTCGCTGCCGAAGACATCCTGCGTCCCGGCACGGACGAGGTCATCGTGTCCGAAGGCCAGTTGATCGACGAGCGGATGGCGGATGCCATCGAAGAATGCGGTCTGCAATCTGCCCGCATCCGGTCGCCGCTGACCTGCGAGGCCGAAGAGGGCGTCTGCGCGATGTGCTACGGGCGTGACCTTGCACGCGGCACCATGGTGAACACCGGCGAAGCGGTGGGTATCATCGCGGCGCAATCCATTGGTGAGCCGGGCACGCAGCTGACGATGCGGACCTTCCACATCGGCGGCGTTGCTCAGGGTGGTCAGCAATCGTTCCTCGAAGCCTCGCAAGAGGGCAAGATCGTCTTTGAAAATGCCCAGACGCTGCAGAACGCGGCGGGCGAGACGATGGTGATGGGCCGCAACATGAAGCTGATCATCCAGGATGAGCAGGGCGAGGAACGCGCCAGCCACAAGCTGGGCTATGGCTCCAAGCTCTTCGTCAAGGATGCTGATACCGTGGCCCGGGGCGATAAGCTGTTCGAGTGGGACCCCTACACGCTGCCGATCATTGCCGAAAAGGCGGGTACGGCGAAGTTCGTCGATCTGGTCAGCGGCATCGCGGTCCGGGACGAGACGGACGATGCCACCGGCATGACCCAGAAGATCGTGATCGACTGGCGTGCCGCGCCCAAGGGCAATGAGCTCAAGCCGGAGATCATTCTGGTGGGTGAGGATGGCGAACCGGTCCGCAACGATGCGGGCAACCCGGTGACCTATCCGATGTCGGTGGATGCGATCCTGTCGATCGAGGATGGCCAAACCATCCTGGCCGGTGACGTCGTGGCCCGGATCCCGCGGGAAGGCGCCAAGACCAAGGACATCACCGGTGGTCTGCCGCGTGTGGCCGAACTCTTTGAGGCACGCCGCCCCAAAGACCACGCCATCATCGCCGAGATCGACGGCTATGTGCGGTTTGGACGCGACTACAAGAACAAGCGTCGGATCAGCATCGAGCCCAGCGACGAGTCGATGGAGCCGGTGGAGTACATGGTGCCCAAGGGCAAGCACATCCCGGTACAGGAAGGCGACTTCATCCAGAAGGGCGACTACATCATGGACGGCAACCCGGCGCCCCATGACATCCTGTCGATCCTTGGGGTCGAAGCGCTGGCCGATTACATGATCAACGAGGTGCAGGAGGTCTATCGTCTGCAGGGCGTGAAGATCAACGACAAGCACATCGAGGTCATCGTGCGCCAGATGCTCCAGAAGTGGGAGATCATGGATTCCGGTGACACGACGCTCCTGAAGGGCGAACATGTCGACAAGCAGGAATTCGACGCGGCCTGTGAAAAGGCGATTGCCAAGGGCGGTCGTCCGGCACAGGGCGAGCCGATCCTCCTGGGCATCACCAAGGCGTCGCTGCAGACGCGGTCCTTTATCTCGGCGGCTTCGTTCCAGGAAACGACCCGCGTGCTGACCGAAGCCTCGGTTCAGGGCAAGAAGGACAAGCTGGTCGGTCTGAAAGAGAACGTCATCGTGGGTCGTTTGATCCCCGCCGGTACAGGCGGCGCGACGCAGCGCGTCCGTCGCATTGCGACCGAGCGCGACAATGTCGTGATCGAAGCGCGCCGGGAAGAGGCCGAAGCGGCCGCCGCCCTGGCCGCACCGATGCAGGACGACGTGATCGGCGGCGACGAGTTCGACACGTTGGTGGAGACACCCGAAAGCCGGGATTGA
- a CDS encoding ATP-binding cassette domain-containing protein codes for MTLSVTGLSVQRSGRTILAPTSLSIAPSERIGLVGASGSGKSTLGHALIDDLRARGQRVAHVPQSPDEALDPLRSLSFHWQEAEAALGLRQTTEERQKIFTALRIEGGDLRKRPWGWSRGMQQRFVIALALIGTPDLLVLDEPTSALDPVVAAGTMDLLDEYLSERQTSMLLITHDLGLAARRVDRLIVMEGGQIVEDAPTERLLHAPETRASKALSAHRNWLSLPC; via the coding sequence ATGACACTCTCTGTCACCGGCCTGAGCGTGCAGCGTTCGGGCCGGACGATCCTAGCGCCGACATCCCTAAGCATCGCACCCAGCGAACGGATTGGCCTGGTGGGGGCCTCCGGGTCTGGGAAATCGACACTGGGTCATGCACTCATCGACGACTTGCGCGCACGGGGACAGCGCGTGGCGCATGTGCCGCAAAGCCCCGACGAAGCGCTCGATCCGCTTCGGAGCCTGTCCTTTCACTGGCAGGAGGCCGAGGCCGCACTCGGACTGCGACAGACCACCGAAGAACGCCAAAAGATCTTCACCGCGCTTCGGATAGAGGGGGGTGACCTGCGCAAGCGGCCCTGGGGCTGGAGCCGTGGCATGCAGCAGCGCTTCGTCATCGCGCTGGCTTTGATCGGAACACCTGACCTGCTGGTCCTGGACGAGCCGACATCCGCCCTCGACCCCGTGGTGGCCGCCGGGACAATGGATTTGCTGGACGAATATCTGTCGGAACGTCAGACATCGATGCTGCTGATCACCCACGATCTTGGCCTCGCGGCCCGCCGCGTGGACCGCTTGATCGTGATGGAGGGTGGGCAAATCGTCGAAGACGCCCCGACCGAAAGACTGCTCCATGCGCCGGAAACACGCGCATCCAAGGCGCTCTCGGCGCATAGAAACTGGCTTAGTCTGCCATGCTGA
- a CDS encoding ABC transporter substrate-binding protein: protein MSILTRLALAALVGLGTVMPAAAQQGSLTIATMSGPANEAPDPRARYNGWLSNQTGVTETLMGIDYDLKLVPRVAESIEQTNPTTWRVTLREDMQFHDGSPVTAQSVIDAIAPISEEGHPGHNARIAKLLDLAGMTADGDRNVVFETNSPNAAFPWTLSEPGIAVLGPVSDAFPINATGPFVFREAIPEQLYRVEANLNYRLGAPGLSEIRVVQSADPASAALAFEAGEVDMVINYPEADFERIKSTGAQGFSAPTTRLYFYSMNTANGPMQNPLIRRAVSLAIDRQGVVDATLSGVGGVPAGTIFPAGLGWAADIAPSYDPAEAERLLAEAGAVKEGGLWMIDGAPLEIDIVTYSSRAALPPTAELTQAFLQAIGVTATVRVGEYGASNDAIANGTADLFLQAWISTPQGDPGAFPEALLQSDGGSNAGGYSNPEMDKLLKEGRLTFEPEARALIYDDVQNIIAEDAALIPVFHVSQVNVARAGLTGYAVHPTETYWMNHKVSITE from the coding sequence ATGTCCATTTTGACACGGCTCGCCCTTGCCGCCCTTGTCGGGCTTGGTACGGTGATGCCCGCTGCAGCTCAGCAAGGCAGCCTCACAATCGCAACGATGAGCGGCCCTGCCAATGAAGCTCCGGATCCTCGGGCCCGCTACAACGGGTGGCTGTCCAACCAAACGGGCGTGACCGAAACCCTGATGGGGATTGATTACGACCTGAAGCTGGTCCCGCGCGTGGCGGAGAGTATCGAACAAACCAACCCGACCACCTGGCGTGTCACGCTGCGCGAGGACATGCAGTTTCATGACGGATCACCTGTCACCGCCCAATCGGTGATCGATGCGATTGCGCCCATTTCCGAAGAAGGCCACCCAGGACACAATGCGCGTATTGCAAAACTCCTGGATCTGGCGGGGATGACCGCAGACGGGGACAGAAATGTCGTCTTTGAGACCAATTCCCCCAACGCCGCCTTTCCCTGGACGCTTTCGGAACCGGGCATCGCTGTGCTGGGGCCGGTCAGCGACGCCTTTCCAATCAACGCGACGGGACCGTTTGTCTTTCGCGAAGCCATCCCCGAGCAGCTTTACCGGGTTGAGGCGAACCTGAACTATCGCCTCGGCGCCCCGGGCCTGTCAGAGATCCGTGTCGTTCAATCGGCCGACCCCGCCTCGGCCGCGCTGGCCTTCGAGGCCGGTGAGGTCGATATGGTCATCAACTATCCCGAAGCCGACTTTGAGCGCATCAAAAGCACCGGCGCGCAAGGCTTCTCGGCTCCGACAACACGGCTCTATTTCTACTCGATGAATACGGCGAACGGCCCTATGCAAAACCCGCTGATCCGGCGCGCCGTGTCCCTTGCGATTGATCGTCAAGGTGTTGTGGATGCGACCTTGTCCGGTGTTGGCGGCGTTCCTGCCGGAACGATATTTCCTGCCGGTCTTGGATGGGCTGCGGATATCGCGCCGTCATATGATCCCGCCGAGGCGGAGCGCCTGCTGGCCGAGGCAGGTGCGGTGAAGGAGGGCGGACTTTGGATGATCGACGGCGCGCCGCTGGAAATCGACATTGTCACCTACTCCTCCCGCGCAGCACTCCCCCCAACGGCAGAATTGACCCAAGCCTTTCTTCAGGCCATTGGCGTGACAGCAACGGTGCGGGTCGGTGAATACGGGGCCAGCAATGACGCTATCGCGAACGGCACCGCGGATCTTTTCTTGCAGGCTTGGATCTCCACTCCGCAAGGCGATCCGGGCGCGTTTCCCGAAGCGCTGCTTCAGAGCGATGGTGGGTCCAATGCGGGTGGCTATTCAAACCCCGAGATGGACAAGCTGTTGAAAGAGGGTCGGCTGACCTTTGAACCAGAGGCCCGGGCATTGATCTACGATGACGTTCAAAACATCATTGCAGAGGATGCCGCGCTGATCCCGGTCTTCCATGTCAGCCAGGTCAACGTCGCGCGCGCCGGTCTGACCGGATATGCCGTGCACCCGACCGAGACATACTGGATGAACCACAAGGTTTCGATCACCGAATGA
- a CDS encoding DUF1826 domain-containing protein: MTLQRATVADAAVGVAVADRADALRHFLMPGYAAAIWRKQTPPDMQSWLDTLSPSHFPQARVILRPDQTKDAVEQLCNIAETPLGAERDHLIDDIAALADVFSNLMGVDYLRLRLQAVTNDACRKFHIDRLTARLVCTYRGPGTQYGLSTDGTEPRRVFTVPTGAPILLRGTLWPEEPKSGLLHRSPPIEGTGMTRFVLVLDPVESPEYEA; the protein is encoded by the coding sequence ATGACCCTCCAGCGCGCCACCGTTGCTGACGCTGCCGTCGGTGTTGCCGTTGCCGACCGAGCCGACGCGCTGAGGCATTTTCTCATGCCGGGATATGCTGCAGCAATCTGGCGCAAACAAACACCACCAGACATGCAGTCCTGGCTGGATACCCTGTCTCCCAGCCACTTCCCGCAAGCTCGCGTGATCCTGCGCCCCGATCAGACCAAAGACGCTGTCGAACAGTTGTGCAACATCGCGGAAACACCTTTGGGGGCGGAACGCGACCACCTTATCGATGACATCGCGGCACTCGCCGACGTCTTTTCGAACCTGATGGGCGTAGACTATCTGCGGTTGCGATTGCAGGCGGTCACCAACGACGCGTGCCGCAAGTTTCACATCGACAGGCTCACCGCGCGTCTTGTTTGCACGTATCGCGGCCCCGGAACGCAATATGGCTTGTCGACCGACGGGACAGAGCCGCGGCGTGTCTTCACAGTTCCGACCGGGGCGCCGATCCTTCTTCGTGGCACGCTGTGGCCGGAGGAGCCAAAGTCCGGGCTGTTGCATCGTTCGCCGCCGATTGAGGGAACCGGGATGACGCGCTTTGTTCTGGTCCTCGACCCGGTCGAAAGCCCGGAGTATGAGGCGTGA
- a CDS encoding ABC transporter ATP-binding protein, which yields MLKVENVTVKRGRSTTLDNVSLHLGAGCSLAVVGESGAGKSTLIGAVLGLLKPALGKITWDGGPVRNCRPSLVMQEPRAAFNPALSLRRSVLEPLKAQRLAYDPVRLDRLCEGLELPADLLDRQPHEVSIGQAQRAGILRALIAAPRLVLFDEPLSALDAVTQKHTARLIAELQAEEGFAALVVTHDLGYAAAHGDEIAVLRAGRIEELTRAEYFVAAPQTEYGRVLRNAAFSLGALERVA from the coding sequence ATGCTGAAGGTTGAAAACGTAACAGTCAAACGCGGCAGATCCACTACGTTGGACAACGTTTCGCTGCATCTTGGCGCTGGATGCTCTCTTGCTGTTGTCGGGGAAAGCGGGGCGGGCAAGTCCACTCTTATTGGAGCGGTTCTGGGCCTTCTCAAGCCCGCGCTTGGAAAGATCACATGGGATGGTGGACCCGTCCGTAATTGTCGTCCAAGCCTTGTCATGCAAGAGCCAAGGGCGGCATTCAATCCCGCTCTGTCTTTGCGCAGATCGGTTCTGGAGCCGCTCAAGGCTCAACGTTTGGCATATGATCCGGTCCGCCTGGACCGGCTTTGCGAGGGGCTGGAATTGCCCGCCGATCTGCTGGACAGACAGCCACATGAAGTGTCCATCGGCCAGGCCCAGCGAGCCGGCATTCTGCGCGCACTGATCGCGGCACCCCGGCTCGTTCTCTTTGACGAACCTCTCTCGGCCCTGGATGCGGTGACGCAGAAGCACACCGCCCGCTTGATCGCAGAGCTGCAGGCCGAGGAAGGATTTGCCGCCCTGGTCGTTACCCATGATCTTGGATATGCGGCGGCCCACGGCGACGAGATCGCGGTACTGCGCGCCGGACGTATCGAGGAATTAACCCGCGCGGAATACTTCGTCGCGGCGCCGCAGACCGAATACGGTCGCGTCCTGCGCAACGCGGCCTTCTCACTTGGCGCTTTGGAGCGTGTCGCGTGA
- a CDS encoding ABC transporter permease, with protein MTQALLGLLLRAVIVLAGTALATFSLLWHAPGDPALAIALARYDAVVPEEILAEIRAEAGFDAGFWPAFLAWIGPLLTGDFGNSSVTGRPVWPDLLSALSYTIPLALTGLAIGIAISLPLAHLATRRPGGWIDRGAVALASLGAAIPAYWLGLLLVLLFAVKLAWLPAMGARTPAHMILPALTLGLGVAAALTRIMRSGILEARGQPFLPALRRRGVAERSIGRHHVAPHAAVPVITVFGLELAFLLEGAVMVEVIFARPGLGSFLVGAIEARDFPKVQAVVILTALLFVSINLLIDVIYRLIDPRIGAHNA; from the coding sequence GTGACACAGGCCTTGCTGGGGCTTTTGCTGCGCGCGGTCATCGTTCTTGCCGGCACAGCCCTTGCAACCTTCTCGCTGCTTTGGCACGCGCCCGGCGATCCCGCCCTCGCGATTGCCTTGGCCCGTTATGATGCGGTCGTCCCGGAAGAGATCCTTGCCGAAATCCGGGCCGAAGCAGGGTTCGATGCCGGGTTTTGGCCCGCTTTTCTGGCCTGGATCGGCCCTTTGCTGACCGGTGATTTCGGCAATTCGTCGGTGACGGGGCGACCGGTCTGGCCGGATCTGCTTTCGGCCCTCTCCTACACAATACCGCTCGCACTGACGGGTCTGGCCATCGGCATCGCCATATCGTTGCCGCTTGCCCATCTTGCCACCCGGCGACCGGGTGGCTGGATTGACCGGGGCGCGGTTGCCCTCGCTTCGCTGGGTGCAGCCATACCCGCCTACTGGCTGGGGCTCCTCCTGGTCCTTCTCTTCGCGGTCAAGCTTGCATGGTTGCCGGCCATGGGCGCCCGTACGCCAGCGCATATGATCCTTCCGGCCCTAACCCTTGGGCTTGGCGTGGCCGCGGCGCTGACCCGCATCATGCGGTCCGGCATTCTGGAAGCACGTGGCCAACCGTTTCTGCCCGCCCTGCGACGGCGCGGCGTCGCCGAGCGTTCCATCGGGCGCCATCACGTGGCACCACACGCCGCCGTCCCGGTGATCACCGTCTTCGGGCTGGAACTTGCCTTTCTCTTGGAAGGAGCCGTCATGGTCGAAGTGATTTTCGCCCGACCCGGCCTGGGCAGCTTTCTTGTCGGCGCGATCGAGGCCCGCGATTTTCCAAAGGTACAGGCCGTTGTGATCCTGACCGCCTTGTTGTTCGTCTCCATCAACCTGTTGATTGATGTGATCTATCGCCTGATCGACCCGCGTATCGGAGCACACAATGCGTAG
- a CDS encoding DUF6525 family protein gives MTGNLGATSLRRRRRPGQSMQTYDTLPAPIRQWLSQAALPWSPASARKIWMRARAKGMSAEEAITTLSQAEARSLKRDRWAVERDPIVQT, from the coding sequence GTGACCGGCAATCTCGGCGCGACCAGTCTGCGGCGCAGACGCAGACCGGGGCAATCCATGCAGACATATGACACGCTGCCCGCGCCGATCCGGCAATGGCTGTCGCAGGCCGCGCTGCCATGGTCGCCGGCATCTGCCAGGAAGATCTGGATGCGTGCCCGTGCAAAAGGTATGAGCGCCGAAGAAGCGATCACAACGCTCTCACAGGCGGAAGCCCGCAGTCTCAAAAGAGATCGGTGGGCCGTAGAGCGGGACCCAATTGTTCAAACGTAA
- a CDS encoding ABC transporter permease: protein MRSVAVLALVFVAIAVGGPLVAPYDPNAIDIPNRLQPPSATWLLGTDALGRDILSRLLHGAQWSLGLAFLISLIGLVIGSLVGLIAALGGKRVDWAMMRVTDTFLAFPDLVAAVVIAGLLQSGTWSLILALSVTGWMRYARVARGIGLSLESRGYVIQARLAGLPPMAIARWHYLPSLLPSLTVVWTGMFARAILGISALGFLGFGVQPPSPEWGTMLLDARIHMRSTPLQMIWPGIAVVICVLAINLTGDALRDALARHEEKRAPEGSDQPRGNA from the coding sequence ATGCGTAGTGTGGCCGTTCTCGCCCTTGTCTTTGTCGCGATCGCTGTCGGCGGCCCGCTTGTTGCGCCCTATGATCCCAATGCCATAGATATTCCCAACCGACTACAACCGCCGAGCGCCACGTGGCTGCTGGGCACGGATGCCTTGGGCAGAGACATCCTGTCCCGGCTCCTGCACGGCGCCCAATGGTCACTGGGCCTTGCGTTTTTGATCTCTCTGATCGGCCTTGTCATTGGATCGCTGGTCGGTCTGATCGCCGCACTTGGTGGGAAGCGCGTGGACTGGGCCATGATGCGGGTCACGGACACGTTTCTTGCCTTTCCCGATCTTGTGGCCGCCGTGGTGATTGCGGGCCTGCTGCAATCGGGCACCTGGAGCCTTATTCTGGCGCTGAGTGTCACCGGCTGGATGCGCTACGCGCGCGTTGCGCGCGGCATCGGTCTGTCGCTTGAAAGCCGGGGATATGTGATCCAGGCGCGACTGGCCGGGCTGCCACCGATGGCGATTGCCCGATGGCACTACCTTCCGTCGCTTCTTCCATCACTCACCGTGGTTTGGACCGGTATGTTTGCGCGCGCGATCCTGGGCATCTCGGCCCTTGGTTTTCTGGGCTTCGGTGTCCAACCGCCCTCGCCCGAGTGGGGAACAATGCTGCTGGATGCCCGGATCCACATGCGCTCAACACCGCTGCAGATGATCTGGCCCGGCATTGCCGTCGTGATCTGCGTTCTGGCAATCAACCTGACTGGTGACGCCCTGCGGGACGCTCTTGCCAGACATGAGGAAAAGCGCGCGCCGGAAGGCTCCGATCAACCGAGAGGAAACGCCTGA
- a CDS encoding Rrf2 family transcriptional regulator, which yields MKRNGRLYLALHTLGHMAGEPERTRTSADIAAHAGTNPVVVRRVLGRLRKAGLLTSEKGHAGGWRLARPPQSITLADVYLALDERLIAEGGEISAPACSVEHALHRRVTDVMEDIESSLIERLAATTIVEVRKVDE from the coding sequence TTGAAGCGGAATGGTCGCCTTTATCTTGCTCTGCATACCCTTGGTCATATGGCTGGTGAACCGGAACGCACACGGACATCTGCCGATATCGCCGCCCACGCAGGCACCAATCCGGTTGTCGTGCGCCGTGTCCTTGGCCGGTTGCGCAAGGCGGGATTACTGACATCGGAAAAAGGACATGCAGGGGGATGGCGCTTGGCTCGTCCTCCGCAAAGCATCACGCTTGCGGATGTCTACCTCGCTCTGGACGAGCGGCTTATCGCGGAAGGGGGAGAGATCAGCGCCCCCGCATGCTCGGTCGAGCACGCATTGCATCGCCGGGTGACGGATGTGATGGAAGATATCGAGAGCAGCCTGATTGAACGCCTCGCCGCCACAACCATCGTCGAGGTTCGCAAAGTCGACGAATAA